A region of Thermobifida halotolerans DNA encodes the following proteins:
- a CDS encoding DUF7455 domain-containing protein, which yields MTGTLAPTRPLTAADRCDRCGAQAYVRVVLNSGGELLFCAHHMRQHGDSVRKIAVEIHDETDRLHSAQAGAGER from the coding sequence GTGACTGGAACTCTTGCCCCCACCAGGCCGCTGACAGCTGCTGACCGTTGCGACCGCTGCGGCGCCCAGGCGTACGTCCGAGTGGTTCTCAACTCCGGTGGCGAACTGCTGTTCTGCGCTCACCACATGCGTCAGCACGGCGACTCCGTCCGCAAGATCGCCGTGGAGATTCACGACGAGACCGACCGCCTCCACTCCGCCCAGGCCGGTGCCGGAGAGCGTTAG
- a CDS encoding GNAT family N-acetyltransferase, whose protein sequence is MVDDGGEWARAVARDWPALETVESAGWRLGYSHGVSKRANSAVALHAAADPDEPARFYRERGLRSTVQVWPGQRRTDALLAERGYRIVDPSLVLTRQLAERPEPATEVVVGRTPPAGWTEAVRRPDGADTHAAAVEARITARSGMVHAVHADGRARGCAALNGDLVGVYGMATRADSRRRGCGNRVLDSLLAWAHDHGARRAYLLVVADNTAARALYEKAGFTEAARYHYRVLEV, encoded by the coding sequence ATGGTCGACGACGGCGGTGAATGGGCGCGGGCGGTGGCGCGGGACTGGCCCGCTCTCGAAACGGTCGAGAGCGCCGGATGGCGGCTGGGGTACAGCCACGGGGTGTCCAAGAGGGCGAACTCGGCGGTCGCGCTGCACGCCGCGGCCGACCCCGACGAACCCGCGCGGTTCTACCGGGAGCGGGGACTGCGGTCCACCGTCCAGGTGTGGCCGGGGCAGCGGAGGACCGACGCGCTGCTGGCCGAACGCGGCTACCGGATCGTGGACCCGAGTCTGGTGCTGACCCGGCAACTGGCGGAGCGGCCCGAACCCGCGACCGAGGTCGTGGTGGGCCGGACACCGCCCGCCGGTTGGACGGAGGCGGTGCGCCGCCCCGACGGGGCCGACACGCACGCGGCCGCCGTCGAGGCCCGGATCACGGCCCGAAGCGGAATGGTCCACGCCGTGCACGCCGACGGCCGGGCCCGCGGCTGCGCCGCGCTGAACGGGGACCTGGTGGGCGTCTACGGAATGGCCACCCGCGCCGACTCCCGCAGGCGCGGCTGCGGGAACCGGGTCCTGGACTCCCTGCTGGCCTGGGCCCACGACCACGGCGCGCGGCGTGCCTACCTGCTCGTCGTGGCCGACAACACGGCGGCCCGCGCGCTGTACGAGAAGGCGGGCTTCACCGAGGCGGCCCGGTACCACTACCGGGTGCTGGAGGTCTGA
- the yaaA gene encoding peroxide stress protein YaaA, whose protein sequence is MLILLPPSEGKAFPGGGPPLDPASLTLPELTPARESVMAALERVCARPVEQARTVLGLTPRQVEAVQRNRELRTAATLRAAELYTGVLYDALRLPELLAGRSAALVEESVLIFSGLWGVLRPTDAVPPYRLSMGVSLPPLGGLGVFWRSRLGEVLTKLAEGRLVVDCRSTAYATAFRPGPAVAARTVTVRVLRQTVVDGTVRRSVVSHMAKAARGAVAHSLLAAGASPRTPGELATALADLGHRVELTAPARGGGPHVLNVVVPG, encoded by the coding sequence ATGCTCATCCTGCTTCCCCCCTCCGAAGGCAAGGCGTTCCCGGGCGGCGGTCCCCCGCTGGATCCCGCCTCGCTGACCCTGCCCGAGCTCACTCCGGCGCGGGAGTCCGTCATGGCCGCGTTGGAGCGGGTGTGCGCGCGTCCCGTGGAGCAGGCGCGCACCGTTCTCGGGCTGACCCCGCGACAGGTCGAGGCGGTCCAGCGCAACCGGGAGCTGCGCACCGCCGCAACACTGCGCGCCGCCGAGCTGTACACGGGGGTCCTCTACGACGCGCTGCGGCTTCCGGAACTGCTGGCGGGGCGCTCCGCGGCACTGGTCGAGGAGTCGGTGTTGATCTTCTCGGGGCTGTGGGGGGTGCTCCGCCCCACCGACGCGGTCCCCCCGTACCGGCTGTCCATGGGGGTCTCGCTGCCGCCGCTGGGCGGGCTGGGCGTGTTCTGGCGGTCCCGGCTGGGCGAGGTGCTGACCAAGCTGGCCGAGGGGCGCCTGGTGGTGGACTGCCGCTCCACCGCCTACGCGACCGCGTTCCGGCCGGGGCCCGCCGTCGCGGCACGCACGGTCACCGTCCGGGTGCTGCGGCAGACCGTGGTGGACGGCACGGTCCGGCGGTCGGTGGTGAGCCACATGGCCAAGGCGGCCCGGGGCGCGGTGGCGCACTCCCTGCTGGCCGCGGGGGCGTCTCCGCGGACCCCCGGCGAGCTGGCGACGGCCCTGGCCGACCTCGGCCACCGCGTCGAGCTCACCGCCCCGGCCCGCGGGGGCGGACCGCACGTGCTGAACGTCGTCGTTCCCGGTTGA
- a CDS encoding RNA polymerase sigma factor → MSPASSTRSKQQPEALQEPVIQQLIERGRSQGYLEPEDVRRAFEEAEIPMSQAQAVLRSLTKEGVTLIVGAAESAPPRRKSTRRKTATAPRAAAQTGTTRAKRAAAAQEQPETVTAVVNTEDAGEAEAAPKKRAVKTATAKSKTTTAKRGAAKKSAAKTPAKKTAAKSPAAKPDTKKTAGTAGTEAGGESGLELESTGLIEEEFEDTGADLELVEDTAEETTEAVVGPVVKAGQGAPEKAGPSSEDESFVLYDDDDDAPAAQVVAAGATADPVKDYLKQIGKVPLLNAEQEVELAKRIEAGLFAEEKLSEKGHLLSVEEREELEWIAEDGGRAKKHLLEANLRLVVSLAKRYTGRGMLFLDLIQEGNLGLIRAVEKFDYTKGYKFSTYATWWIRQAITRAMADQARTIRIPVHMVEVINKLARVQRQMLQDLGREPTPEELAKELDMTPEKVVEVQKYGREPISLHTPLGEDGDSEFGDLIEDSEAIQPGEAVSFTLLQEQLHSVLDTLSEREAGVVSMRFGLTDGQPKTLDEIGKVYGVTRERIRQIESKTMSKLRHPSRSQVLRDYLD, encoded by the coding sequence GTGTCACCTGCCAGTTCGACCCGCTCTAAGCAGCAGCCGGAGGCGCTGCAGGAGCCAGTCATCCAGCAGCTGATCGAGCGTGGGCGGTCCCAGGGGTACCTTGAGCCCGAGGACGTGCGCCGTGCCTTTGAAGAGGCCGAAATCCCGATGTCTCAGGCCCAGGCGGTACTCCGCAGCCTGACCAAGGAAGGCGTCACCCTCATCGTGGGCGCGGCCGAGTCCGCACCGCCCAGGCGCAAGTCCACACGGCGCAAGACGGCCACCGCCCCCCGGGCGGCGGCTCAGACCGGCACCACTCGGGCCAAGCGCGCGGCGGCAGCACAGGAGCAGCCCGAGACCGTGACCGCCGTGGTCAACACGGAGGACGCGGGCGAGGCCGAGGCCGCACCCAAGAAGCGTGCCGTCAAGACCGCCACCGCCAAGTCCAAGACGACGACCGCCAAACGCGGCGCCGCGAAGAAGAGCGCGGCCAAGACGCCCGCGAAGAAGACCGCCGCCAAGTCCCCCGCCGCCAAGCCCGACACCAAGAAGACCGCGGGGACGGCCGGTACCGAGGCGGGCGGCGAGTCGGGGCTCGAACTGGAGTCGACCGGTCTCATCGAGGAGGAGTTCGAGGACACCGGCGCCGACCTCGAACTGGTCGAGGACACCGCCGAGGAGACGACCGAAGCGGTTGTCGGCCCGGTGGTCAAGGCCGGACAGGGGGCTCCGGAGAAGGCTGGACCCAGCAGCGAGGACGAGTCCTTCGTCCTCTACGACGACGATGACGACGCACCGGCGGCGCAGGTCGTGGCGGCCGGAGCCACCGCGGACCCGGTCAAGGACTACCTCAAGCAGATCGGCAAGGTCCCCCTCCTCAACGCCGAGCAGGAGGTGGAGCTCGCCAAGCGCATCGAGGCCGGTCTGTTCGCCGAGGAGAAGCTCTCCGAGAAGGGCCACCTGCTCTCCGTCGAGGAGCGGGAGGAACTGGAGTGGATCGCCGAGGACGGCGGCCGCGCCAAGAAGCACCTGCTGGAGGCGAACCTGCGTCTGGTGGTGTCGCTGGCCAAGCGCTACACCGGCCGCGGCATGCTCTTCCTCGACCTGATCCAGGAGGGCAACCTCGGCCTGATCCGCGCGGTCGAGAAGTTCGACTACACCAAGGGCTACAAGTTCTCCACCTACGCCACCTGGTGGATCCGCCAGGCCATCACCCGCGCGATGGCCGACCAGGCCCGCACCATCCGCATCCCGGTGCACATGGTGGAGGTCATCAACAAGCTCGCCCGCGTGCAGCGCCAGATGCTGCAGGATCTGGGGCGCGAACCCACCCCGGAGGAGCTCGCCAAGGAACTCGACATGACCCCGGAGAAGGTCGTCGAGGTGCAGAAGTACGGTCGCGAGCCGATCTCCCTGCACACCCCCCTGGGAGAGGACGGCGACAGCGAGTTCGGTGACCTCATCGAGGACTCCGAGGCGATCCAGCCGGGCGAGGCGGTCAGCTTCACCCTGCTGCAGGAGCAGCTCCACTCGGTTCTCGACACCCTGTCCGAACGCGAGGCCGGAGTGGTGTCGATGCGTTTCGGACTCACCGACGGCCAGCCCAAGACCCTGGACGAGATCGGCAAGGTCTACGGCGTGACCCGCGAGCGGATCCGCCAGATCGAGTCCAAGACCATGTCCAAGCTGCGCCACCCGTCGCGCTCCCAGGTGCTGCGCGACTACCTCGACTGA
- a CDS encoding SpoIIE family protein phosphatase produces MSTETSVPFLRVSPMNPVDAALLETLLKEAPIGFAFFTPDLCFQRVNRTLAAIYGRSADECHGRTPSEVLTASDATAHENALTAVLAGETVVYSDHHLIGGTPHRPDDERHWAMSWFPAYDLAGEITGAALIAVDISERHKAETDLRRSEERYRALMQAGNQIVWAAARDGRVDEDCPEWRAMTGQSEEEYLAEGWLAAVHPDDHERTRLAWEDAIEDGTTFEADFRVRVRSGEYRYYRSRAVPLVRDDTVVEWVGTHVDVTTTAEVRQRLTQQLEKAAVRTARLQKATSDLAEALTVDQVVHVMTEIGNTAVGVYRTAVAQLDRERLRLQLLNADGIPDVPGAPPREMGLEYLSMMTLAVREGRAVVAESPEALREVMKDHEDTVAYLAHTDERAWIALPMMSAGRPIGALRFSFREPREISEEERAFLEALAGQCALALERATLYEREHSTAEALQKSLLPEELPEVHGIRLGKLYNPGTKYVQVGGDWYDAFRLTDGRVAGVLGDVMGKGLKAATGMSRVRNALRALAFSMPEPADVLTGLDNLFSATESNDQITTLVYFVLEPETGHGHLANAGHLPPLLIAEEGAPRLLETEPSTPLGIPVPREQHKFFVPPGNTLVLYSDGLVENRRRAAGAGLEELVTVASRAPAEVVGDPQKILKYLVERMLAGHEQDDDVTLLAVHVPAT; encoded by the coding sequence ATGAGCACCGAGACGTCCGTCCCGTTTCTCCGCGTTTCCCCCATGAACCCCGTTGACGCCGCACTGCTGGAGACGCTCCTCAAAGAAGCGCCCATCGGTTTTGCCTTCTTCACCCCTGACCTGTGCTTCCAAAGGGTCAACCGCACCCTGGCGGCCATTTACGGCCGTTCCGCCGACGAGTGCCACGGCCGCACCCCCTCGGAGGTGCTGACCGCCTCCGACGCCACCGCGCACGAGAACGCGCTCACGGCGGTCCTGGCTGGTGAGACCGTGGTCTACAGCGACCACCACCTCATCGGCGGGACACCGCACCGGCCCGACGACGAGCGGCACTGGGCGATGTCCTGGTTCCCCGCCTACGACCTGGCGGGCGAGATCACCGGGGCCGCGCTGATCGCGGTGGACATCAGCGAGCGCCACAAGGCCGAGACGGACCTGCGCCGCAGTGAGGAGCGCTACCGCGCGCTGATGCAGGCCGGCAACCAGATCGTCTGGGCCGCCGCGCGCGACGGCCGGGTCGACGAGGACTGCCCCGAGTGGCGTGCCATGACCGGCCAGTCCGAGGAGGAGTACCTGGCCGAGGGCTGGCTCGCCGCGGTGCACCCCGACGACCACGAACGCACCCGGCTGGCCTGGGAGGACGCGATCGAGGACGGCACGACCTTCGAAGCCGACTTCCGGGTCCGCGTCCGCAGCGGCGAGTACCGGTACTACCGCTCCCGCGCGGTCCCCCTGGTCCGCGACGACACGGTGGTCGAGTGGGTCGGCACACACGTCGACGTCACCACCACCGCCGAGGTGCGCCAGCGGCTGACCCAGCAGCTGGAGAAGGCCGCGGTGCGTACGGCCCGGCTGCAGAAGGCCACCTCCGACCTCGCCGAGGCGCTCACCGTCGACCAGGTCGTCCACGTGATGACCGAGATCGGAAACACCGCGGTCGGGGTGTACCGGACCGCGGTGGCCCAGCTCGACCGCGAACGGCTGCGGCTGCAGCTGCTCAACGCCGACGGCATCCCCGACGTGCCCGGTGCGCCGCCCCGCGAGATGGGGCTGGAGTACCTCAGCATGATGACCCTCGCGGTCCGCGAGGGCCGCGCCGTCGTCGCGGAGTCGCCCGAGGCGCTGCGCGAGGTCATGAAGGACCACGAGGACACCGTCGCCTACCTCGCGCACACCGACGAGCGCGCGTGGATCGCGCTGCCCATGATGAGTGCGGGACGCCCCATCGGAGCGCTGCGCTTCTCCTTCCGGGAGCCCCGCGAGATCTCCGAGGAGGAGAGGGCGTTCCTCGAGGCCCTGGCCGGTCAGTGCGCCCTGGCCCTGGAACGGGCCACGCTGTACGAGCGGGAGCACAGCACCGCCGAGGCGCTGCAGAAGAGCCTGCTGCCCGAGGAGCTGCCCGAGGTGCACGGCATCCGGCTGGGCAAGCTCTACAACCCCGGGACCAAGTACGTGCAGGTCGGCGGGGACTGGTACGACGCCTTCCGGCTCACCGACGGCCGGGTCGCCGGGGTGCTGGGGGACGTCATGGGCAAGGGGCTCAAGGCGGCCACCGGCATGAGCCGCGTCCGCAACGCGCTGCGCGCGCTGGCCTTCAGCATGCCCGAACCGGCCGACGTGCTCACCGGGCTGGACAACCTGTTCAGCGCCACCGAGAGCAACGACCAGATCACCACGCTGGTCTACTTCGTCCTGGAACCGGAGACCGGCCACGGCCACCTCGCCAACGCCGGGCACCTGCCACCGCTGCTCATCGCCGAGGAGGGGGCGCCCAGACTGCTGGAGACCGAGCCGTCGACCCCGCTCGGCATCCCCGTTCCGCGGGAACAGCACAAATTTTTTGTCCCACCCGGTAACACCCTCGTGCTCTACTCCGATGGACTAGTAGAGAACCGCAGGCGTGCCGCAGGAGCGGGCCTCGAAGAACTCGTCACCGTAGCTTCCCGAGCACCGGCGGAGGTGGTGGGCGATCCACAGAAGATCCTGAAGTACCTTGTGGAAAGGATGCTTGCGGGGCATGAGCAGGATGATGACGTAACCTTGCTTGCCGTCCACGTTCCCGCGACGTGA
- a CDS encoding nucleotidyltransferase family protein, translating into MSRSSEPIRQAVILAGGQATRLRPYTDTRPKAMVEVADRPIIDHQLEWLARHGVEHVVVSCGYKAEVLREHLSGRDHGPAISLLVEDEPLGRGGALRFAASGLKDDDAPYFALNGDVLTWFPLDEFTAYHREKGGLITLALAQYRTSWGIVDVTDSGLIEGFTQSPLLPFWINAGVYVFEPDATPLLPVRGDHESTTFPDLAGQGRLFGYRIRGFWRGVDTVKDVKEASEQIPELLGGSPE; encoded by the coding sequence ATGAGTCGTTCCAGCGAACCCATCCGGCAGGCCGTGATCCTCGCCGGAGGACAGGCCACCCGGTTGCGCCCCTACACCGACACCCGTCCCAAGGCCATGGTCGAGGTCGCCGACCGGCCCATCATCGACCACCAACTGGAATGGCTCGCCCGGCACGGAGTCGAGCACGTGGTGGTCTCCTGCGGCTACAAGGCCGAGGTGCTGCGCGAGCACCTCTCCGGGCGGGACCACGGTCCCGCGATCAGCCTGCTGGTGGAGGACGAGCCGCTGGGCCGCGGCGGTGCGCTGCGCTTCGCGGCGTCCGGCCTCAAGGACGACGACGCCCCCTACTTCGCGCTGAACGGCGACGTGCTGACCTGGTTCCCCCTGGACGAGTTCACCGCCTACCACCGGGAGAAGGGCGGCCTCATCACCCTGGCGCTGGCGCAGTACCGCACCAGTTGGGGCATCGTGGACGTCACCGACAGCGGGCTGATCGAGGGCTTCACGCAGAGCCCGCTGCTGCCGTTCTGGATCAACGCCGGCGTCTACGTCTTCGAACCGGACGCCACCCCGCTGCTCCCGGTCAGGGGCGACCACGAGTCCACCACCTTCCCGGACCTGGCCGGGCAGGGGCGGCTCTTCGGCTACCGGATCAGGGGCTTTTGGCGGGGGGTGGACACCGTCAAGGACGTCAAGGAGGCCAGCGAGCAGATCCCCGAACTGCTGGGCGGCTCCCCGGAGTGA
- a CDS encoding AAA family ATPase: MGRQTEPRAAQRPTATSMERLRSAYRRIPVRTRLLAGLGTVTAAAVAAFLTGVPVWAAVTTAVLLLGLFAALMHSAAAVATAAVCVGWTVLAYTLLSIPLHGEPVLLLLPLLPPLAALAASRITAFPVWHTTLLTLLGGLIVGFGVALAHMIAPAVPAGAGVAAMVLAAGAALLWRVVAARRLTKEMSRYLPERTASAATPPSRANRSRARGGSGAASRAEPAAEEPIPVTEALAELERMIGLDPVKQQVRAIAAAIEAARLRADAGYSVDRPLRHLVFSGPPGTGKTSVARTLATIFHSFGLLPTARVVEAQRADLVGEYLGATAIKTNELVDRALGGVLFVDEAYSLVNEGDGQPDRFGSEAVQTLLKRAEDDRDRLVVILAGYEAEMDRFLASNPGLASRFATRISFPSYTADELRRIAESLFARRGDVLEAGAAAELRTRLEQVVQRGAVDELGNGRFARSLVEKAAEARDVRVVTRGSSGKRPEPAELVTVRAADIATACDALTERLPGFARTPDVTEALAELDAMIGLAPVKRQVRAIAAQLQVARLREGQGLRTQAPMRHFVFVGPPGTGKTTVARILGRVFAALGLLNRADVVEAGRADLVGEHLGATAVKTNKLVDRALGGVLFVDEAYALANPGYSGGDAFGAEAIQTLLKRAEDDRDRLVIVLAGYPADMDRFLGSNAGLSSRFNVRVAFPSYTPEELTEIAERMAARAGDSFDGAARTDLGRIFGYVCDEGWIDELGNGRFARSLFEKACSQRDLRVAESLGENASAADLTTITSADLRAAYAEITQR; the protein is encoded by the coding sequence ATGGGGCGCCAGACCGAACCGCGAGCCGCGCAGCGACCCACGGCGACCTCCATGGAACGCCTCCGTTCCGCCTACCGCCGCATCCCCGTGCGCACCCGCCTGCTGGCCGGGCTCGGCACGGTCACCGCCGCCGCGGTCGCGGCCTTCCTCACGGGCGTCCCGGTGTGGGCGGCCGTCACCACCGCGGTCCTGCTCCTGGGACTGTTCGCCGCGCTGATGCACTCCGCCGCGGCGGTCGCCACCGCCGCGGTCTGCGTGGGCTGGACGGTCCTGGCCTACACGCTGCTGTCCATCCCGCTGCACGGCGAACCGGTCCTGCTGCTGCTCCCGCTGCTGCCGCCGCTGGCCGCACTCGCCGCGTCCCGGATCACCGCCTTCCCGGTGTGGCACACCACCCTGCTGACCCTGCTGGGCGGGCTGATCGTCGGATTCGGCGTCGCGCTGGCCCACATGATCGCTCCCGCGGTCCCCGCGGGAGCGGGGGTCGCGGCGATGGTTCTGGCCGCCGGAGCGGCGCTGCTGTGGCGGGTCGTGGCCGCGCGCCGACTGACCAAGGAGATGAGCCGCTACCTGCCGGAGCGCACCGCGTCCGCCGCGACCCCCCCGTCCCGGGCGAACCGGTCGCGCGCCCGCGGCGGCAGCGGCGCCGCGTCCCGGGCCGAACCCGCCGCGGAGGAGCCGATCCCGGTGACCGAGGCGCTGGCCGAACTGGAGCGCATGATCGGCCTGGACCCGGTCAAACAGCAGGTCCGCGCGATCGCCGCGGCCATCGAGGCGGCGCGGCTGCGCGCCGACGCCGGCTACAGCGTGGACAGGCCACTGCGTCACCTGGTGTTCTCCGGTCCCCCCGGCACCGGCAAGACCAGTGTGGCGCGCACTCTCGCCACGATCTTCCACTCCTTCGGGCTGCTGCCCACGGCGCGCGTGGTGGAGGCCCAGCGCGCCGACCTGGTGGGGGAGTACCTGGGCGCCACGGCCATCAAGACCAACGAGCTGGTCGACCGGGCGCTGGGCGGCGTGCTGTTCGTCGACGAGGCCTACTCCCTGGTCAACGAGGGCGACGGGCAGCCCGACCGGTTCGGCAGCGAAGCCGTGCAGACCCTGCTCAAGCGGGCCGAGGACGACCGCGACCGGCTGGTCGTCATCCTCGCCGGATACGAGGCCGAGATGGACCGCTTCCTGGCCTCCAACCCGGGGCTGGCCTCCCGGTTCGCCACCCGCATCAGCTTCCCCAGCTACACCGCCGACGAGCTGCGGCGCATCGCCGAGTCGCTGTTCGCCCGGCGCGGTGACGTCCTGGAGGCGGGAGCCGCCGCGGAGCTGCGCACCCGACTGGAGCAGGTGGTCCAGCGCGGGGCCGTCGACGAGCTCGGCAACGGCCGCTTCGCCCGGTCCCTGGTGGAGAAGGCCGCCGAGGCCCGCGACGTGCGGGTGGTCACCCGCGGCTCCTCGGGGAAGCGGCCCGAGCCCGCGGAACTGGTCACGGTGCGCGCCGCCGACATCGCCACCGCCTGCGACGCGCTGACCGAGCGGCTGCCCGGGTTCGCCAGGACACCCGACGTCACCGAGGCGCTGGCCGAGCTGGACGCGATGATCGGCCTGGCGCCGGTCAAGCGGCAGGTGCGCGCGATCGCCGCGCAACTGCAGGTGGCACGGCTGCGCGAGGGGCAGGGACTGCGCACACAGGCGCCGATGCGCCACTTCGTGTTCGTGGGGCCGCCCGGCACCGGAAAGACCACGGTCGCCCGCATCCTCGGCCGGGTCTTCGCCGCCCTGGGCCTGCTCAACCGGGCCGACGTGGTCGAGGCCGGCCGCGCCGACCTGGTGGGCGAGCACCTGGGCGCCACCGCGGTCAAGACCAACAAGCTGGTGGACCGGGCGCTGGGCGGCGTGCTGTTCGTCGACGAGGCCTACGCGCTGGCCAACCCCGGCTACAGCGGCGGTGACGCGTTCGGCGCCGAGGCCATCCAGACCCTGCTCAAGCGGGCCGAGGACGACCGCGATCGGCTGGTCATCGTGCTGGCGGGCTATCCGGCCGACATGGACCGCTTCCTCGGCAGCAACGCCGGGCTGTCCTCGCGGTTCAACGTGCGGGTGGCCTTCCCCAGCTACACGCCGGAGGAGCTCACCGAGATCGCGGAGCGGATGGCCGCGCGCGCCGGCGACTCCTTCGACGGCGCCGCGCGCACCGACCTCGGCCGCATCTTCGGCTACGTCTGCGACGAGGGCTGGATCGACGAGCTGGGCAACGGCCGCTTCGCGCGGTCGCTGTTCGAGAAGGCGTGCTCCCAGCGCGACCTGCGGGTCGCCGAGAGCCTCGGCGAGAACGCCAGCGCCGCCGACCTGACCACGATCACCAGCGCCGACCTGCGGGCCGCCTACGCGGAGATCACCCAGCGCTGA